One genomic segment of Phycisphaerae bacterium includes these proteins:
- a CDS encoding biotin--[acetyl-CoA-carboxylase] ligase, producing MQSFHFDNVDSTNEAAKRLLRDGTIREDAFILAREQTAGRGTRGRTWASPKDAGIYLTVVQPAGGTPARLTTDYTRAAGVACARVLAEATGLPVRIKPVNDLYLHGRKLGGILTETVVQNGSIQALITGVGINVRVATRNIADGATEPISLEEALGPIGLGNVDIKALVAAVVSSITKWQNAVRNGDDDALASAWTQLADQP from the coding sequence ATGCAGTCCTTCCACTTCGACAACGTCGACTCCACCAACGAAGCCGCCAAACGCCTGCTCCGCGACGGCACCATCCGCGAAGACGCCTTCATCCTCGCCCGAGAGCAAACCGCCGGACGAGGCACGCGCGGACGCACCTGGGCCTCACCGAAGGACGCGGGGATCTACCTCACGGTCGTCCAGCCCGCCGGCGGAACCCCCGCCCGACTCACCACCGACTACACTCGCGCGGCCGGCGTCGCCTGCGCCCGGGTCCTCGCCGAGGCGACCGGGCTCCCCGTGCGGATCAAGCCCGTTAACGATCTGTACCTCCACGGCCGCAAACTGGGGGGAATCCTCACCGAAACGGTCGTACAAAACGGATCAATTCAGGCTTTGATTACCGGCGTGGGCATCAACGTACGCGTGGCGACGCGCAACATCGCCGACGGCGCCACCGAACCGATCAGCCTGGAAGAGGCCCTCGGCCCCATCGGGCTCGGCAACGTTGACATCAAGGCGCTTGTCGCCGCCGTTGTTTCCAGCATTACGAAGTGGCAGAACGCCGTCCGAAACGGCGACGACGACGCTTTGGCCTCCGCCTGGACGCAACTCGCCGATCAGCCCTGA